TACGGCCGATGTGCAGCGTCTCCGCGATCTCCGCGTACTTGCCGCTCTCGTCCTCGCGGACCGCGCCCTCCGCGGGCTCCACGGCCGTGTACGCGCCGTCGGGCCCCTTCTTGCCGTCCTTGCCCTGGAGCAGGTCGATGCGGCCGAAGAGGAAGTCCTCGAATTCGTTGTTGAGGCGGTTCAGATGGACGCCGGCGCGGAAGACCTGCGCGTCGCGTTCGGCGAGCGCGCCGGGCGTACCGACCTGGGAGCGCTTGGCCGCGTCGTCCATCAGGAACTCCGCCTCGTGGATCTTCTCCTCGAGACGTCGGTAGACCTGGTCGAGATGCTCCTGTTCGACGCTGATCTCGCGGTCGCGTGTGCCTGACGGCATTACTGCGTTGACGTCGGCCACCGGGGCCCCTTTCACACCGTGCTGCTGCTCGTACGAGCAGCCGTCCACCTTAAGCGAAAGGGGCCGGTCCCGTGCACTTGTCGTGCACCAGTCGTGCCTACACGTCGACCTTGACCAGCCGGTCGCCGTCGAACGTGGTCACCTCGAAGTGGTCGATGTCGTTGCGGTCCATGGCGGCGCCCCCGTGGACGTAGAGCGGACTGCGCGCCCATTTGTTCGAGCTGCCCTTGATGCCGTACCCCCACTCCGGCACCGACCAGCTGCTGACCGTCTCCTTCTCGCCGTCCTTGCCGACCGCGATCAGCGAGCACTTCAGCGGGCCCTTGACGTTCTTCAGCTCCAGGACGGCGTGCGTGCCCCAGGCCTTCGCCTCGGTGCCCACGGTGGCGCTGACCTTGGTCTTCGGGTCCGTGGCCCGCGCCTTCTCCGCCATGTGGTGGAAGAAGGCGTCCTCGGCGGGGCTGGTGGGATGCGGTTCGACGGCCACGTCCTCCGTGCCGCCCGTACCGCCGTCGTCGCCGGTCACCGCGAGGACCGCGAGCGGGCCGCCGACGATCAGCGCGACCGCCGCCGCGACCAGGTACAGGCCGCGCCTGCGCCCGCGCTCCCGCTTGACCGACACCTCCGCGACGAGCCGTTCGGCGAGGCGGGGGCCGGGCCGGGCGGCGAGCTGCTCGCCGATCGCGGGCACGCCGCGCGGTCCCGGGAAGTCCGCGAGGGCGGCCAGCATCGGCTCCATGCCGGAGAGCTCGTCCAGCTGCCGCCTGCAGAACCCGCACCCGGCGAGGTGCGCCTCGAACCGCGTCGCCTCCGCGTCGTCCAGGACCCCCAGGGCGTAGGCACCGACGGTCTCGTGGAGGTCGTCGTCCTGCTGCGCGCCGTGGTGGCTGTGGAACTCGGTCATGCCGTCACCCCCCGCTCCTCGAGCGCCAGCTTCATCGAGCGAAGCGCGTAGAAGACCCGTGAACGGACCGTCCCGCTGGGTATGCCCAGCGTCTCGGCCGCCTCATTGACCGTACGCCCTTTGAAGTAGGTCTCGACAAGTACCTCCCGATGTGCGGGAGTCAGGTCCTCCAGTGCGTCCGAAAGCGTCATCAGCCACAGTGCCCTGTCGATCTCGTCCTCCGCGGGGATGACCTCCAGCGGCGACGGGTCGACCTCCTGCGGCCGGGCCTGCCGACTGCGGTGGCCGTCGATGACGATGCGCCGGGCGACCGTCACCAGCCAGGGGCGTACCGAACCGGTGGCCCTGTTGAGCTGACCGGCGTTCTTCCAGGCACGGATGAGCGTCTCCTGTACGACGTCCTCGGCACGCTGCCGGTCGCCCGCCACCAGCCGGAGCACGTAGGCGAGGAGTGGCCCCGCGTGCTCCTGGTAGAGGGCGCGCATCAACTCCTCGTCCGGGCCCGGGGGCCGGCCGAGACGATGACGGTGCGGCTGCGGGCGCTCATCGGCCACGGCGGAATCCTTGCGCACGCGTACCTCCGGTGTCCGCGCTTTCGGCGGGTCGGGCGGGTCTCACGACGGAGGTACGTAGGTGGGGGGCCGGGCGTTCAATGGGGGCGTTTCGATGGGGGCGTGGGGAGGTGGGGTTGGGCGGTCGGGGTCTGCTCGGGCGGGGGCTCGCAGGGGCGGGTGGCCGGAGTCGCTTTTTGACGGGTGATCAGGGTCGGGTGGCCGGAGACGCGCTCTGACGGGTGCTCGCAGGGGCGGGTGGCCGGAGTCGCTTCCTGACAAGTGCTCTCAGGGCCGGGTGGCCGGAGTCGCTTCCTGACAAGTGCTCTCAGGGCCGGGCGAGCGCCGCCCTCCGGCGGTGTCTGGCGACCCGTTCCCGGTTGCCGCACACCTCGCTGCTGCACCAGCGGCGCCGACGCCCGCGGGACGTGTCGAGGTACACGATCGGGCAGTTGTCGCCCTCGCA
The sequence above is a segment of the Streptomyces sp. Je 1-369 genome. Coding sequences within it:
- a CDS encoding sigma-70 family RNA polymerase sigma factor; translated protein: MRKDSAVADERPQPHRHRLGRPPGPDEELMRALYQEHAGPLLAYVLRLVAGDRQRAEDVVQETLIRAWKNAGQLNRATGSVRPWLVTVARRIVIDGHRSRQARPQEVDPSPLEVIPAEDEIDRALWLMTLSDALEDLTPAHREVLVETYFKGRTVNEAAETLGIPSGTVRSRVFYALRSMKLALEERGVTA
- a CDS encoding zf-HC2 domain-containing protein, with protein sequence MTEFHSHHGAQQDDDLHETVGAYALGVLDDAEATRFEAHLAGCGFCRRQLDELSGMEPMLAALADFPGPRGVPAIGEQLAARPGPRLAERLVAEVSVKRERGRRRGLYLVAAAVALIVGGPLAVLAVTGDDGGTGGTEDVAVEPHPTSPAEDAFFHHMAEKARATDPKTKVSATVGTEAKAWGTHAVLELKNVKGPLKCSLIAVGKDGEKETVSSWSVPEWGYGIKGSSNKWARSPLYVHGGAAMDRNDIDHFEVTTFDGDRLVKVDV